The following coding sequences are from one Mycobacterium bourgelatii window:
- the uvrB gene encoding excinuclease ABC subunit UvrB, whose protein sequence is MAFATEHPVVAHSEYRAVDEVVRTGGRFEVVSPHDPAGDQPAAIDELERRIRAGERDVVLLGATGTGKSATTAWLIERLQRPTLVMAPNKTLAAQLANELREMLPYNAVEYFVSYYDYYQPEAYIAQTDTYIEKDSSINDDVERLRHSATSSLLSRRDVVVVASVSCIYGLGTPQSYLDRSVELQVGTEVPRDGLLRLLVDVQYTRNDLSFTRGSFRVRGDTVEIIPSYEELAVRIEFFGDEIEALYYLHPLTGEVIRQVDSLRIFPATHYVAGPERMAQAISSIEQELEERLAELEGQGKLLEAQRLRMRTNYDIEMMRQVGFCSGIENYSRHIDGRGPGSPPATLLDYFPEDFLLVIDESHVTVPQIGGMYEGDMSRKRNLVEYGFRLPSAVDNRPLTWEEFADRIGQTVYLSATPGPYELSQSGGEFVEQVIRPTGLVDPKVVVKPTKGQIDDLIGEIRKRTEADERVLVTTLTKKMAEDLTDYLLEMGIRVRYLHSEVDTLRRVELLRQLRLGEYDVLVGINLLREGLDLPEVSLVAILDADKEGFLRSTRSLIQTIGRAARNVSGEVHMYADKITDSMKEAIDETERRRAKQIAYNEAHGIDPQPLRKKIADILDQVYREADDTEAVEIGGSGRNASRGRRAQGAPGGRVVSAGVIEGRDTTNMPRAELADLIKDLTEQMMAAARDLQFELAARFRDEIADLKKELRGMDAAGLK, encoded by the coding sequence ATGGCTTTCGCCACCGAACACCCAGTAGTTGCCCACTCCGAGTACCGCGCCGTCGACGAGGTCGTTCGTACCGGCGGCCGGTTCGAGGTGGTCAGCCCGCACGATCCCGCCGGGGACCAGCCCGCTGCCATCGACGAACTAGAGCGCCGCATCAGGGCGGGGGAGCGCGACGTCGTCCTGCTCGGTGCCACCGGCACCGGGAAGTCCGCGACCACCGCATGGCTCATCGAACGCCTGCAGCGGCCCACCCTGGTGATGGCACCGAACAAGACGCTGGCGGCCCAGCTGGCGAATGAACTGCGAGAGATGTTGCCGTACAACGCGGTTGAGTACTTCGTGTCGTACTACGACTACTACCAACCCGAGGCGTACATCGCGCAGACGGACACCTATATCGAAAAGGACAGCTCGATCAACGACGATGTGGAGCGGCTGCGGCACTCTGCGACGTCGTCCCTGCTGTCGCGGCGCGATGTGGTCGTGGTGGCGTCGGTGTCCTGCATCTACGGCCTGGGCACCCCGCAGTCCTACCTGGATCGATCCGTCGAGCTGCAAGTGGGCACCGAAGTGCCGCGAGACGGGTTGCTTCGCCTGCTGGTCGACGTGCAGTACACCCGCAACGACCTGTCCTTCACCCGCGGCTCGTTCCGCGTCCGCGGCGACACGGTGGAAATCATCCCGTCCTACGAGGAACTGGCCGTCCGCATCGAGTTCTTCGGCGACGAGATCGAGGCGTTGTACTACCTGCACCCGCTCACCGGCGAGGTGATTCGCCAGGTGGACTCGTTGCGGATCTTCCCGGCCACCCACTACGTGGCCGGTCCCGAGCGCATGGCGCAGGCCATTTCGTCCATCGAGCAGGAGCTCGAGGAGCGGCTCGCCGAACTGGAGGGCCAGGGCAAGCTGCTGGAGGCGCAGCGGCTCCGGATGCGCACCAATTACGACATCGAGATGATGCGCCAGGTCGGGTTCTGCTCGGGCATCGAGAACTACTCCCGCCACATCGACGGCCGAGGTCCCGGCTCTCCACCGGCGACCCTGCTGGACTACTTCCCGGAGGACTTCCTGCTGGTCATCGACGAGTCGCACGTCACCGTGCCGCAGATCGGCGGCATGTACGAGGGCGACATGTCGCGCAAGCGCAATCTCGTCGAGTACGGGTTCCGGCTACCGTCGGCCGTCGACAACCGGCCGCTGACCTGGGAGGAATTCGCCGACCGGATCGGGCAGACCGTCTACCTGTCGGCCACGCCGGGACCGTACGAGCTCAGCCAGTCCGGTGGCGAGTTCGTCGAGCAGGTGATTCGCCCGACCGGCCTGGTCGACCCGAAGGTCGTCGTCAAACCGACCAAGGGGCAGATCGACGACCTGATCGGCGAGATCCGCAAACGCACCGAGGCCGACGAGCGGGTGTTGGTGACGACGCTGACCAAGAAGATGGCCGAAGACCTCACCGACTACCTGCTCGAGATGGGTATTCGGGTCCGTTACCTGCACTCCGAGGTCGACACGCTGCGCCGGGTCGAGTTGCTGCGTCAGCTCCGGCTCGGCGAGTACGACGTGCTGGTCGGCATCAACCTGCTCCGCGAGGGCTTGGACCTGCCCGAGGTGTCGCTGGTGGCGATCCTGGACGCCGACAAGGAGGGCTTCCTGCGGTCCACCCGCAGCCTGATCCAGACGATTGGCCGCGCGGCCCGCAACGTGTCCGGCGAAGTGCACATGTACGCCGACAAGATCACCGACTCGATGAAGGAAGCGATCGATGAGACCGAACGGCGGCGGGCCAAGCAGATCGCCTACAACGAGGCGCACGGGATCGACCCGCAGCCGTTGCGCAAGAAGATCGCCGACATCCTCGACCAGGTCTATCGCGAGGCGGATGACACCGAAGCGGTGGAAATCGGCGGGTCCGGCCGCAACGCGTCCCGCGGACGGCGGGCCCAGGGCGCACCCGGCGGCCGCGTGGTCAGTGCCGGTGTCATCGAGGGCCGCGACACCACCAACATGCCGCGCGCCGAGTTGGCCGACCTGATCAAGGACCTCACCGAGCAGATGATGGCCGCCGCGCGCGACCTGCAGTTCGAGCTGGCCGCCCGATTCCGCGACGAAATCGCCGACCTCAAGAAGGAACTGCGCGGAATGGACGCCGCCGGCTTGAAGTGA
- a CDS encoding MFS transporter yields the protein MTETASDTGSWRELLGQHLGTSTVLAGGVAMYATNEFLTISLLPSSIAEIGGGRLYAWVTTLYLVGSVVAATTVSTVLRRFGARSSFLFGLFLFGTASLVCGAAPSMEVLIAGRTLQGVAGGLLAGLGYALINATLPRSLWTRGSALVSAMWGVATVVGPAMGGLFAQFGLWRWAFAAMAGLTALMAILVPLVLTEGRVVTGNELSDAPALKVPVWSLLFMGGAALAVSVAQIPHNSAATAGLLALGLVLIATAVVVDRRSDAAVLPPSVFGSGPLKWVYLTMAVQMMAVMVDTYVPLFGQRLGHLTPIAAGFLGASLAIGWTFSEIVSASLNSRRVIGYVVLTAPLVMAAGLGLTAVTQRGDAPIALVVLWTLGLLVAGTGIGMAWPHLSVRAMECVDDPTEGGAAAAAINTVQVISAAFGAGIAGVVVNTTRGGEVAEARWLYVVFTMLAAIGVIASYRATRRDRLSAR from the coding sequence GTGACGGAAACGGCGAGCGATACCGGCAGTTGGCGGGAGCTGCTGGGCCAGCACCTGGGAACATCCACGGTGCTGGCGGGCGGTGTCGCCATGTACGCGACCAACGAGTTCCTCACCATCAGCTTGTTGCCCAGCTCGATCGCCGAAATTGGCGGTGGCCGCCTCTATGCCTGGGTGACGACTTTGTATCTCGTCGGTTCGGTCGTCGCCGCGACCACCGTCAGCACCGTGCTGCGACGTTTTGGCGCGCGTTCCTCTTTTCTGTTCGGCCTGTTCCTATTCGGGACGGCCAGCCTGGTGTGCGGGGCCGCGCCGAGCATGGAGGTGCTGATCGCGGGGCGCACGCTGCAGGGCGTGGCCGGCGGACTGCTGGCCGGCTTGGGTTACGCCCTGATCAATGCGACCCTGCCGCGCTCGCTCTGGACTCGGGGCTCGGCGCTGGTATCGGCGATGTGGGGGGTCGCGACGGTGGTTGGACCCGCGATGGGTGGTCTGTTCGCCCAATTCGGGTTGTGGCGGTGGGCATTTGCCGCGATGGCCGGGTTGACCGCGCTGATGGCGATCCTGGTGCCGCTGGTGCTGACCGAAGGCCGGGTCGTCACCGGCAACGAACTCTCGGATGCTCCCGCACTGAAGGTGCCAGTGTGGTCGCTGCTGTTCATGGGAGGGGCGGCGCTGGCGGTCAGCGTTGCGCAAATCCCGCACAACTCCGCGGCCACCGCCGGGCTACTTGCCCTCGGCCTCGTGTTGATCGCCACTGCGGTGGTCGTCGACCGACGAAGCGACGCGGCGGTGTTGCCGCCCAGCGTCTTTGGCTCGGGGCCGCTCAAATGGGTCTACCTGACCATGGCCGTACAAATGATGGCGGTCATGGTCGACACCTATGTCCCGCTGTTCGGCCAGCGGCTGGGTCATCTCACCCCAATCGCCGCCGGATTTCTAGGCGCATCGCTAGCCATCGGCTGGACGTTCAGCGAGATCGTCAGCGCCTCGTTGAACAGTCGCCGCGTCATCGGCTACGTCGTCTTGACGGCACCGCTGGTCATGGCCGCCGGCCTTGGGCTCACCGCAGTCACTCAGCGGGGCGATGCGCCGATCGCACTCGTCGTGCTTTGGACCCTGGGGTTGTTGGTGGCCGGGACCGGCATCGGTATGGCCTGGCCGCACCTATCGGTACGGGCCATGGAATGCGTCGACGATCCCACCGAGGGCGGCGCCGCCGCGGCGGCCATCAACACGGTGCAGGTGATTTCGGCGGCCTTCGGCGCGGGGATTGCGGGTGTCGTGGTCAACACAACCAGGGGTGGCGAAGTCGCCGAGGCACGGTGGTTGTACGTCGTATTCACCATGCTGGCCGCGATCGGCGTCATCGCTTCCTATCGGGCGACCCGCCGCGACCGGCTTTCAGCGCGTTGA